The following are encoded in a window of Flavobacterium psychrotrophum genomic DNA:
- a CDS encoding tetratricopeptide repeat protein, which yields MTDDGRDSIDFDSVITIDVNEAKRITDAVLNDAERTNNDSVFLKGYYYRTLLDVNSGLTDRVIIDSKRALDYSALLHENYYKHKLYTVLGKFYVQQNDFTKALNYYLKAKDYFEAEADLKNLAVCYNGLGILYFEMGDFQNCIANFNKTFDIYNKTGNTRGKGIFYANMGNVYNIQNDYSKAKTYQYKALSTFSSLKDTVSTVSCMINISNIDSNLKNFDSSFQMLNNALKLAEQINNERLKERILFNIALIYDGKKDFVNARKYLEQDLELSRSINYASGELDVTQKLSEIAKKEGNLKEYAELTQSFYKLKDSIYGSEVKQKIEELKWANEFEKSELEKNLLRSKYEVEKERGNYLTVSIVLTAIASILGLGFIWLLYRNNKKNLQISNFENDKLHQKVVREHINLEREQAENEILKLKSSKQEVELESKNREITSMSIQLIAKNKLMSEISDALDNSKKSKSNIEADLKSILFQNQNQEKDWEQFKEIFVKIHPRFFDKIALNYPQLSATDIRICAYIRIRMSPNAVAGLLNISLQSLHTSRYRIRKKLNLEADQNLDDFIISIDDI from the coding sequence ATGACAGATGACGGTAGAGATTCTATAGACTTTGATTCAGTAATTACAATAGATGTAAATGAGGCAAAGAGAATTACCGATGCCGTTCTAAACGATGCGGAACGAACCAATAATGATTCTGTTTTTCTTAAAGGATATTATTACAGAACACTTCTTGATGTTAATTCGGGCCTGACCGACAGAGTAATAATAGATAGCAAGCGTGCTCTGGATTACTCTGCCCTGCTACATGAAAATTATTATAAGCATAAGCTATATACCGTTTTAGGTAAATTTTATGTACAACAAAACGATTTTACAAAAGCATTAAATTACTACCTGAAAGCAAAAGACTATTTTGAAGCTGAAGCAGATTTAAAAAATCTTGCGGTTTGCTACAATGGCCTGGGGATACTTTACTTCGAAATGGGCGATTTTCAAAACTGTATTGCAAACTTTAATAAAACGTTTGACATTTATAATAAGACAGGAAACACAAGGGGTAAGGGAATATTTTATGCCAATATGGGTAATGTTTATAATATTCAAAACGACTATAGTAAAGCTAAAACATATCAGTATAAAGCACTTTCTACTTTCAGCAGCCTTAAAGATACTGTAAGTACAGTTAGCTGTATGATAAACATAAGTAATATAGACTCTAATCTTAAAAACTTTGATTCGTCTTTTCAAATGCTAAACAATGCCCTTAAGCTGGCAGAGCAGATAAACAATGAAAGGCTAAAAGAACGTATCCTGTTTAATATTGCGCTTATTTATGATGGGAAAAAGGATTTTGTAAATGCCCGAAAATATCTTGAACAGGATCTTGAACTTTCAAGAAGTATAAATTATGCCAGCGGCGAACTGGATGTAACACAAAAATTGTCTGAAATTGCCAAGAAAGAAGGCAATTTAAAAGAATATGCAGAGCTTACACAAAGTTTTTATAAACTTAAAGACAGTATTTACGGGTCTGAAGTAAAACAAAAAATAGAAGAGCTTAAATGGGCAAATGAATTTGAAAAATCCGAACTAGAGAAAAATTTACTGAGGAGTAAATATGAAGTAGAAAAGGAGCGGGGCAATTACCTAACGGTTTCAATAGTACTTACTGCCATCGCATCAATACTTGGCCTGGGCTTTATATGGTTACTGTATCGTAATAATAAAAAGAATTTACAGATAAGCAATTTTGAAAACGATAAGTTGCATCAAAAGGTAGTGCGCGAGCATATCAACCTGGAGCGTGAGCAGGCAGAAAACGAGATTCTAAAACTTAAGTCGTCTAAACAAGAGGTAGAGCTCGAATCAAAAAACAGGGAGATAACCTCAATGAGCATTCAGCTTATAGCTAAGAATAAACTGATGTCTGAAATTTCAGATGCTCTTGACAACAGTAAAAAATCAAAATCTAATATTGAGGCCGATTTAAAATCTATACTTTTTCAAAACCAGAACCAGGAAAAAGACTGGGAACAATTTAAAGAAATTTTTGTAAAAATACATCCGCGTTTTTTTGATAAAATAGCTTTAAACTACCCGCAGCTTTCTGCTACCGATATAAGGATATGTGCTTATATAAGAATAAGAATGTCGCCTAATGCAGTAGCCGGTTTATTGAATATTTCGCTACAAAGCCTGCATACTTCAAGATATAGAATAAGAAAAAAGTTAAATTTAGAAGCCGATCAAAATCTTGATGATTTTATCATAAGTATCGATGATATTTAG
- a CDS encoding T9SS-dependent choice-of-anchor J family protein encodes MQKLNQLIIFLVYIGFSFTTSAQTTILNETLLTQDSFNTFTPVSVTGDQGWNFSAIYGAVCSGYTAGQSYENEDWFISPVLNLSQTNNPQLTFSHTRGSAAVMNAGVAEGWYSVFATANYTGNPATTTWIALSGLNQNISTAWQYVSSGSLTIPDAAKSASSRIAFRYKSSATQSATWEIKNVQVTGEQSNNPGPTSTFKITNWNTEWLGCTQYGPDDEALQISNVVAAMRSMNSDLYCIQEVTNTTTNPTIATLVSQLGSDVWAGSIVPTNTGECTQRQGIIYKKDKVQLVSSSQLSSGSGSYNYNWSGGRFPALYNLNLITANGTPVPVSIVNIHAKAEDDNASSYTRRQGASEALKIILDGTNYNAKNVIVIGDFNDYLTGTTSAACQCTDSPYKNFVDDVTNYNGITKNITDVDTRFGTHPIIENIIISNELTDNYVSNSAAQEVIVSRTISRYYTTTSNHLPVSATFQFSALNIPENHIANLVMYPNPVKDILNINFTTLTDTKASEIYDVTGRQIATPALNNNTINVSGLPAGIYILKIGEQTGRFIKQ; translated from the coding sequence ATGCAAAAACTAAATCAGCTTATTATATTTCTTGTCTATATAGGTTTTAGCTTTACTACAAGTGCTCAAACCACAATACTAAACGAGACACTACTTACACAGGACAGCTTTAATACCTTTACCCCTGTTAGCGTTACCGGCGATCAGGGCTGGAATTTCAGCGCAATTTATGGAGCTGTATGCAGTGGCTATACGGCTGGCCAGAGCTACGAAAACGAAGACTGGTTTATCAGCCCTGTTTTAAACCTATCTCAAACTAACAATCCGCAACTTACCTTTAGCCATACACGCGGCAGTGCAGCGGTTATGAATGCCGGTGTTGCAGAGGGCTGGTACAGTGTTTTTGCTACTGCAAATTATACCGGTAATCCGGCAACAACTACGTGGATAGCACTTAGCGGATTAAACCAAAACATTAGTACTGCCTGGCAATATGTTTCTTCGGGATCACTTACAATACCTGATGCAGCTAAATCAGCCTCTTCGCGTATCGCTTTCCGCTACAAGAGCAGTGCAACCCAAAGTGCCACCTGGGAGATTAAAAATGTACAGGTTACAGGAGAACAAAGCAACAATCCCGGGCCTACGAGTACTTTTAAAATTACAAACTGGAATACCGAATGGCTGGGCTGTACACAATATGGCCCTGATGACGAAGCGCTTCAAATAAGTAATGTAGTGGCTGCCATGCGCTCTATGAACTCTGACTTGTATTGCATTCAGGAAGTAACAAATACAACAACTAACCCAACCATAGCAACACTTGTTTCTCAATTAGGCAGCGACGTGTGGGCAGGAAGCATAGTACCCACTAACACCGGAGAATGTACCCAGAGACAGGGTATTATTTACAAAAAAGATAAAGTACAACTGGTTAGTTCTTCTCAACTTAGCAGTGGCAGCGGTTCGTACAATTACAATTGGTCTGGCGGGCGTTTTCCTGCTTTGTATAATCTAAATCTTATTACAGCAAACGGTACTCCGGTTCCGGTATCTATAGTAAATATTCATGCAAAAGCAGAAGATGATAACGCATCGAGCTATACTCGCAGACAGGGTGCCTCTGAAGCACTTAAAATAATATTAGACGGCACAAATTATAATGCAAAGAATGTAATTGTTATTGGCGATTTTAACGATTACCTGACAGGAACTACAAGTGCCGCATGCCAATGTACCGATTCTCCTTATAAAAACTTTGTAGATGATGTAACTAATTACAACGGCATTACCAAAAACATAACAGATGTAGATACAAGATTTGGAACGCATCCTATCATAGAAAACATAATTATTTCTAACGAATTAACCGATAATTATGTAAGCAATAGCGCTGCACAGGAAGTTATAGTATCACGCACCATTAGCCGCTATTATACTACTACTTCTAACCACTTACCTGTAAGTGCTACATTTCAGTTTTCAGCTCTCAACATACCTGAGAACCATATAGCAAACCTGGTAATGTATCCAAATCCTGTAAAAGACATATTAAATATAAATTTTACTACGCTTACAGATACTAAAGCATCTGAAATATATGATGTAACAGGAAGGCAAATAGCAACGCCTGCCCTAAACAATAACACAATTAACGTTAGTGGTTTACCCGCCGGAATCTATATTTTAAAAATTGGGGAACAAACAGGAAGGTTTATAAAACAATAA